A genomic segment from Diospyros lotus cultivar Yz01 chromosome 5, ASM1463336v1, whole genome shotgun sequence encodes:
- the LOC127801661 gene encoding uncharacterized protein LOC127801661 isoform X1, protein MGSLETGVSFKRDQPLLRSSSATSRNERLPFGQRLRSRFARLVLFKRIDYRQWVCAVVVFFFFAVLFQMFLPGFVIQKSEESWKKSGVASEDLMLWKEIGGLDFGEDIKFEPSKLLAKFQQVSREVNSSSGVRFGYRKPRLALIFGDLLLDPQQILMVTVAVALRGIGYDIEVYSLQDGPVLDAWRSIGVRVNIIRTSEKEGITVDWLIYNGIIVNSIEAREVIYNLLQEPFKSVPLIWSIHDRTLATHLRQYILRGQIGLLNDWQRLFNRATVVVFPNYALPMFYAACDSGNYFVIPGSPAEAWEVDNFMVLYKDNRSTKMDHGTDDFVITIVGSQILYRGLWLEHALILKALRPLFAGFQSDTNSTSDLKIIVLSSDSTGNYSVAIEAIALNLGYPRDIVKHVAVDENVNSILSMTDLVIYGSFLEEQSFPGILVKAMCFGKPIIAPDLSMIRKYVDDRVNGYLFPKDNIGVLTEIMLQVVSNGKLSPLAHNIASIGKRIANNLMVSETVEGYASLVGNVLKLQSEIAPSKAVTDIPSQLKEEWQWQLFESMSDSTNANRALRGHKFLEDIEKHWNRTQSSGSVTAADETFLYSIWKEQKYIDIAYSKKRREEEELKDRTDQPRGTWDDVYRIAKRADRLKNDLHERDDGELERTGQPLCIYEPYFGEGTWPFLHHTSLYRGIGLSNKGRRSGADDIDGPARLPLLNNPYYRDVLGEYGALFVIANHVDRIHKNSWIGFQSWRATARKESLSKTAESALLDAIQARRHGDALYFWVRMDMDPRNPLRQDFWSFCDAINAGNCKYAFSEALKQMYRIKRNETMFPPMPVDGGTWSVMHSWVLPTKSFLEFVMFSRMFVDALDAQFYDEHHQSGDCYLSLSKDKHCYTRLLELLVNVWAYHSPRRMVYVNPETGAMQEQHKLKNRRGHMWVKWFAYSVLKSMDEDLAEEFDSDRPKRRWLWPSTGEVFWQGVYEKERNLRNQEKEKRKQQSRDKMSRMRRRRRQKTIGKYVKPPPEEEEEEGTNSTLAMARLLR, encoded by the exons ATGGGTTCGCTTGAAACTGGCGTTTCGTTCAAGAGGGATCAGCCTCTGCTCCGTTCTTCCTCGGCAACGAGCAGGAACGAGAGGCTCCCATTCGGTCAAAGACTCAGATCAAGATTTGCAAGATTGGTGCTTTTCAAGAGGATTGATTACCGGCAATGGGTTTGCGCCGTCGTcgtgttcttcttcttcgcggTTCTGTTTCAGATGTTCCTGCCTGGTTTTGTGATTCAGAAATCGGAAGAATCTTGGAAGAAAAGCGGGGTGGCTTCTGAGGATTTGATGCTGTGGAAGGAGATTGGGGGATTGGATTTTGGGGAGGATATTAAGTTTGAGCCGTCAAAGCTTTTGGCAAAGTTTCAACAAGTGTCTAGAGAGGTGAATTCCTCTTCTGGGGTCAGATTTGGGTACAGAAAGCCCCGGCTTGCTTTG ATTTTTGGAGATCTGCTACTTGACCCACAGCAGATACTGATGGTCACAGTTGCTGTTGCTTTACGGGGGATTGGGTATGACATTGAG GTTTATTCGCTTCAAGATGGCCCTGTGCTGGATGCTTGGAGAAGTATTGGAGTTCGAGTCAACATAATCAGAACCAGTGAGAAGGAAGGCATCACTGTAGATTGGTTAAT CTATAACGGCATAATTGTCAACTCGATTGAAGCCAGGGAAGTCATTTATAA TCTCCTGCAGGAACCTTTCAAATCTGTACCTCTTATATGGAGCATCCATGACAGAACACTTGCCACTCATTTGAGACAATACATATTGAGGGGCCAGATTGGGCTTCTAAATGATTGGCAGAGACTCTTCAATCGTGCTACTGTTGTTGTCTTCCCAAACTATGCCCTGCCG ATGTTTTACGCAGCATGTGATTCTGGAAACTACTTTGTTATTCCGGGTTCTCCTGCTGAAGCATGGGAAGTAGACAACTTCATGGTTTTGTACAAAGATAATAGATCCACTAAGATGGATCATGGAACTGATGACTTTGTTATCACAATTGTGGGAAGTCAAATTTTGTACAGAGGCTTGTGGCTGGAGCATGCCTTAATTTTAAAAGCTCTAAGGCCACTATTTGCAGGATTCCAATCTGATACCAATTCAACTTCTGATCTTAAGATCATTGTTTTAAGCAGTGATTCAACTGGGAATTATAGTGTGGCTATAGAG GCAATTGCTCTTAATTTGGGATACCCAAGGGACATTGTGAAGCATGTTGCTGTTGATGAAAATGTAAACAGTATTCTAAGTATGACTGACCTTGTGATATATGGATCCTTCCTTGAAGAGCAATCTTTTCCTGGCATTTTGGTAAAAGCTATGTGCTTTGGGAAGCCAATTATTGCTCCAGATCTCTCCATGATCAGGAAATAT GTTGATGACAGGGTGAATGGTTATCTTTTTCCCAAGGATAATATAGGGGTCCTTACAGAGATTATGTTACAAGTGGTTTCAAATGGGAAATTATCACCTTTAGCTCACAATATTGCATCTATTGGAAAACGCATTGCCAACAACCTAATGGTTTCAGAAACTGTTGAAGGGTATGCTTCTCTGGTGGGAAATGTTCTCAAGCTCCAATCAGAAATTGCACCTTCCAAGGCTGTGACAGATATACCTAGCCAATTGAAAGAAGAATGGCAATGGCAACTGTTTGAGTCAATGTCAGATTCAACAAATGCAAACAGAGCCTTAAGAGGCCACAAATTTCTAGAGGATATTGAAAAGCACTGGAATCGAACCCAGAGTTCTGGTTCTGTGACTGCTGCAGATGAAACATTCTTATACAGTATCTGGAAGGAGCAAAAGTACATTGATATCGCATAttcaaagaagagaagagaagaagaagag TTGAAGGATAGAACTGACCAGCCACGGGGTACATGGGATGATGTATACCGAATTGCCAAAAGGGCTGATCGGTTAAAGAATGATTTGCATGAAAGGGATGATGGAGAGCTTGAAAGAACTGGCCAGCCGTTATGCATCTATGAACCATACTTTGGGGAAGGGACCTGGCCTTTTTTGCACCATACTTCACTGTACCGTGGAATTGGTCTG TCCAACAAAGGCCGAAGGTCTGGAGCAGATGATATTGATGGACCTGCCCGCCTTCCACTTCTCAACAACCCTTACTACCGTGATGTCCTTGGTGAATATGGAGCCCTTTTTGTAATTGCTAACCATGTTGATCGCATACATAAAAATTCTTGGATAGGGTTCCAATCATGGAGAGCAACAGCAAGGAAG GAATCTTTGTCTAAGACTGCTGAATCAGCATTATTAGATGCCATCCAAGCACGAAGGCATGGTGACGCGCTCTACTTTTGGGTTCGTATGGACATGGATCCAAGAAACCCATTGCGACAggatttttggtcattttgcgATGCTATAAATGCTGGAAACTGCAA ATATGCCTTCTCTGAGGCTCTAAAACAGATGTACAGGATAAAACGTAATGAGACTATGTTTCCTCCCATGCCTGTAGATGGGGGCACATGGTCTGTTATGCACAGCTGGGTTTTGCCAACCAAGTCCTTCTTGGAATTTGTAATGTTTTCCAG AATGTTTGTAGATGCACTGGATGCGCAATTTTATGACGAACACCATCAAAGTGGTGATTGTTATCTGAGTTTATCCAAG GACAAGCATTGCTATACACGGTTGCTGGAGCTACTTGTGAATGTGTGGGCATATCATAGCCCGAGGAGGATGGTGTATGTGAATCCGGAGACCGGAGCAATGCAAGAACAACACAAGTTGAAGAATCGGAGGGGTCACATGTGGGTCAAATGGTTCGCATACAGTGTCCTCAAGAGCATGGACGAGGACCTCGCCGAGGAGTTCGACTCTGATCGCCCCAAGAGGCGATGGCTGTGGCCGTCCACGGGGGAAGTCTTCTGGCAGGGAGTGTACGAGAAGGAAAGAAACCtaagaaatcaagagaaagagaagagaaagcaACAGAGCAGGGATAAAATGTCGAGGATGAGAAGACGGCGTCGCCAGAAAACTATAGGCAAGTATGTGAAGCCTCCaccggaggaggaggaggaagaaggtaCAAACTCTACGCTGGCCATGGCCAggcttttgagatag
- the LOC127801661 gene encoding uncharacterized protein LOC127801661 isoform X2: MGSLETGVSFKRDQPLLRSSSATSRNERLPFGQRLRSRFARLVLFKRIDYRQWVCAVVVFFFFAVLFQMFLPGFVIQKSEESWKKSGVASEDLMLWKEIGGLDFGEDIKFEPSKLLAKFQQVSREVNSSSGVRFGYRKPRLALIFGDLLLDPQQILMVTVAVALRGIGYDIEVYSLQDGPVLDAWRSIGVRVNIIRTSEKEGITVDWLIYNGIIVNSIEAREVIYNLLQEPFKSVPLIWSIHDRTLATHLRQYILRGQIGLLNDWQRLFNRATVVVFPNYALPMFYAACDSGNYFVIPGSPAEAWEVDNFMVLYKDNRSTKMDHGTDDFVITIVGSQILYRGLWLEHALILKALRPLFAGFQSDTNSTSDLKIIVLSSDSTGNYSVAIEAIALNLGYPRDIVKHVAVDENVNSILSMTDLVIYGSFLEEQSFPGILVKAMCFGKPIIAPDLSMIRKYVDDRVNGYLFPKDNIGVLTEIMLQVVSNGKLSPLAHNIASIGKRIANNLMVSETVEGYASLVGNVLKLQSEIAPSKAVTDIPSQLKEEWQWQLFESMSDSTNANRALRGHKFLEDIEKHWNRTQSSGSVTAADETFLYSIWKEQKYIDIAYSKKRREEEELKDRTDQPRGTWDDVYRIAKRADRLKNDLHERDDGELERTGQPLCIYEPYFGEGTWPFLHHTSLYRGIGLSNKGRRSGADDIDGPARLPLLNNPYYRDVLGEYGALFVIANHVDRIHKNSWIGFQSWRATARKESLSKTAESALLDAIQARRHGDALYFWVRMDMDPRNPLRQDFWSFCDAINAGNCKYAFSEALKQMYRIKRNETMFPPMPVDGGTWSVMHSWVLPTKSFLEFVMFSRMFVDALDAQFYDEHHQSGDCYLSLSKSMVC, encoded by the exons ATGGGTTCGCTTGAAACTGGCGTTTCGTTCAAGAGGGATCAGCCTCTGCTCCGTTCTTCCTCGGCAACGAGCAGGAACGAGAGGCTCCCATTCGGTCAAAGACTCAGATCAAGATTTGCAAGATTGGTGCTTTTCAAGAGGATTGATTACCGGCAATGGGTTTGCGCCGTCGTcgtgttcttcttcttcgcggTTCTGTTTCAGATGTTCCTGCCTGGTTTTGTGATTCAGAAATCGGAAGAATCTTGGAAGAAAAGCGGGGTGGCTTCTGAGGATTTGATGCTGTGGAAGGAGATTGGGGGATTGGATTTTGGGGAGGATATTAAGTTTGAGCCGTCAAAGCTTTTGGCAAAGTTTCAACAAGTGTCTAGAGAGGTGAATTCCTCTTCTGGGGTCAGATTTGGGTACAGAAAGCCCCGGCTTGCTTTG ATTTTTGGAGATCTGCTACTTGACCCACAGCAGATACTGATGGTCACAGTTGCTGTTGCTTTACGGGGGATTGGGTATGACATTGAG GTTTATTCGCTTCAAGATGGCCCTGTGCTGGATGCTTGGAGAAGTATTGGAGTTCGAGTCAACATAATCAGAACCAGTGAGAAGGAAGGCATCACTGTAGATTGGTTAAT CTATAACGGCATAATTGTCAACTCGATTGAAGCCAGGGAAGTCATTTATAA TCTCCTGCAGGAACCTTTCAAATCTGTACCTCTTATATGGAGCATCCATGACAGAACACTTGCCACTCATTTGAGACAATACATATTGAGGGGCCAGATTGGGCTTCTAAATGATTGGCAGAGACTCTTCAATCGTGCTACTGTTGTTGTCTTCCCAAACTATGCCCTGCCG ATGTTTTACGCAGCATGTGATTCTGGAAACTACTTTGTTATTCCGGGTTCTCCTGCTGAAGCATGGGAAGTAGACAACTTCATGGTTTTGTACAAAGATAATAGATCCACTAAGATGGATCATGGAACTGATGACTTTGTTATCACAATTGTGGGAAGTCAAATTTTGTACAGAGGCTTGTGGCTGGAGCATGCCTTAATTTTAAAAGCTCTAAGGCCACTATTTGCAGGATTCCAATCTGATACCAATTCAACTTCTGATCTTAAGATCATTGTTTTAAGCAGTGATTCAACTGGGAATTATAGTGTGGCTATAGAG GCAATTGCTCTTAATTTGGGATACCCAAGGGACATTGTGAAGCATGTTGCTGTTGATGAAAATGTAAACAGTATTCTAAGTATGACTGACCTTGTGATATATGGATCCTTCCTTGAAGAGCAATCTTTTCCTGGCATTTTGGTAAAAGCTATGTGCTTTGGGAAGCCAATTATTGCTCCAGATCTCTCCATGATCAGGAAATAT GTTGATGACAGGGTGAATGGTTATCTTTTTCCCAAGGATAATATAGGGGTCCTTACAGAGATTATGTTACAAGTGGTTTCAAATGGGAAATTATCACCTTTAGCTCACAATATTGCATCTATTGGAAAACGCATTGCCAACAACCTAATGGTTTCAGAAACTGTTGAAGGGTATGCTTCTCTGGTGGGAAATGTTCTCAAGCTCCAATCAGAAATTGCACCTTCCAAGGCTGTGACAGATATACCTAGCCAATTGAAAGAAGAATGGCAATGGCAACTGTTTGAGTCAATGTCAGATTCAACAAATGCAAACAGAGCCTTAAGAGGCCACAAATTTCTAGAGGATATTGAAAAGCACTGGAATCGAACCCAGAGTTCTGGTTCTGTGACTGCTGCAGATGAAACATTCTTATACAGTATCTGGAAGGAGCAAAAGTACATTGATATCGCATAttcaaagaagagaagagaagaagaagag TTGAAGGATAGAACTGACCAGCCACGGGGTACATGGGATGATGTATACCGAATTGCCAAAAGGGCTGATCGGTTAAAGAATGATTTGCATGAAAGGGATGATGGAGAGCTTGAAAGAACTGGCCAGCCGTTATGCATCTATGAACCATACTTTGGGGAAGGGACCTGGCCTTTTTTGCACCATACTTCACTGTACCGTGGAATTGGTCTG TCCAACAAAGGCCGAAGGTCTGGAGCAGATGATATTGATGGACCTGCCCGCCTTCCACTTCTCAACAACCCTTACTACCGTGATGTCCTTGGTGAATATGGAGCCCTTTTTGTAATTGCTAACCATGTTGATCGCATACATAAAAATTCTTGGATAGGGTTCCAATCATGGAGAGCAACAGCAAGGAAG GAATCTTTGTCTAAGACTGCTGAATCAGCATTATTAGATGCCATCCAAGCACGAAGGCATGGTGACGCGCTCTACTTTTGGGTTCGTATGGACATGGATCCAAGAAACCCATTGCGACAggatttttggtcattttgcgATGCTATAAATGCTGGAAACTGCAA ATATGCCTTCTCTGAGGCTCTAAAACAGATGTACAGGATAAAACGTAATGAGACTATGTTTCCTCCCATGCCTGTAGATGGGGGCACATGGTCTGTTATGCACAGCTGGGTTTTGCCAACCAAGTCCTTCTTGGAATTTGTAATGTTTTCCAG AATGTTTGTAGATGCACTGGATGCGCAATTTTATGACGAACACCATCAAAGTGGTGATTGTTATCTGAGTTTATCCAAG aGTATGGTTTGCTAG
- the LOC127801017 gene encoding UDP-D-xylose:L-fucose alpha-1,3-D-xylosyltransferase MGP4 isoform X1 — MSFLHQRPIQNIPSGSLPNSPRTPTNYQKATTIIFTRTGFLALLSLLVLLGVFAPWIPQPQGLFTGSRSAVSRWRDYSLAEAAAFAAKNGTVIMCAVSEPYLPFLNNWLISVARQRHQEKVLVIAEDYATLYKVNERWPGHAVLVPPAPEAQVAHKFGSQGFFNFTSRRPRHLLQILELGYNVMYNDVDMVWLADPFPYLQGKHDVYFTDDMAAVKPLNHSHNLPPPGKKGRTYICSCMIYLRPTNGAKLVMKKWIEELQAQPWSKAKKSNDQPAFNWALNKTAGQVDLYLLPQAAFPTGGLYFKNQTWVQETKGMHVIIHNNYITGFDKKIKRFRDYSLWLVDGDHSKESPLGRSD, encoded by the exons ATGTCGTTTCTCCATCAACGGCCGATCCAAAACATTCCCTCAGGCTCTCTCCCGAATTCCCCTCGCACTCCCACCAATTACCAGAAAGCCACCACCATCATCTTCACCCGCACCGGCTTCCTGGCCCTCCTCTCCCTGCTCGTCCTTTTGGGCGTCTTCGCGCCGTGGATCCCCCAGCCTCAGGGCCTCTTCACCGGCTCCCGCTCCGCCGTCTCGCGGTGGCGGGACTACAGCCTGGCGGAGGCCGCAGCCTTTGCGGCCAAGAACGGGACAGTCATAATGTGCGCCGTGAGCGAACCCTACTTGCCGTTTCTGAATAATTGGCTGATCAGCGTTGCGCGGCAAAGGCATCAGGAGAAGGTGCTTGTGATCGCCGAGGACTACGCCACGCTTTACAAGGTCAATGAGCGGTGGCCTGGCCACGCCGTCCTCGTCCCGCCGGCGCCTGAAGCTCAGGTTGCCCACAAATTTGGATCTCAG GGATTCTTCAATTTTACATCTAGAAGGCCACGCCACCTCCTGCAAATATTAGAACTTGGATATAATGTTATGTACAACGATGTTGACATGGTCTGGTTAGCAGACCCATTTCCTTATTTGCAAGGGAAGCATGATGTCTACTTCACTGATGATATGGCTGCA GTGAAACCTTTGAACCATTCACACAATTTGCCGCCTCCAGGGAAAAAGGGTCGGACTTACATATGCAGTTGCATGATTTACTTGCGCCCAACCAATGGTGCAAAACTAGTTATGAAGAAATGGATTGAAGAGCTCCAAGCTCAGCCATGGTCTAAAGCTAAAAAGTCAAATGATCAGCCTGCTTTTAACTGGGCACTAAACAAAACGGCAGGACAG GTGGATCTGTATCTACTCCCGCAGGCAGCATTTCCAACCGGAGGATTATACTTCAAAAACCAGACATGGGTGCAGGAGACAAAGGGAATGCATGTTATCATCCACAATAACTATATAACGGGTtttgataagaaaataaagCGTTTCCGAGACTACAGTCTCTGGCTGGTGGACGGCGATCACTCAAAGGAGTCGCCCCTTGGTAGATCAGATTAG
- the LOC127801017 gene encoding UDP-D-xylose:L-fucose alpha-1,3-D-xylosyltransferase MGP4 isoform X2 has product MSFLHQRPIQNIPSGSLPNSPRTPTNYQKATTIIFTRTGFLALLSLLVLLGVFAPWIPQPQGLFTGSRSAVSRWRDYSLAEAAAFAAKNGTVIMCAVSEPYLPFLNNWLISVARQRHQEKVLVIAEDYATLYKVNERWPGHAVLVPPAPEAQVAHKFGSQGFFNFTSRRPRHLLQILELGYNVMYNDVDMVWLADPFPYLQGKHDVYFTDDMAAVKPLNHSHNLPPPGKKGRTYICSCMIYLRPTNGAKLVMKKWIEELQAQPWSKAKKSNDQPAFNWALNKTAGQMSSLNFLGRESG; this is encoded by the exons ATGTCGTTTCTCCATCAACGGCCGATCCAAAACATTCCCTCAGGCTCTCTCCCGAATTCCCCTCGCACTCCCACCAATTACCAGAAAGCCACCACCATCATCTTCACCCGCACCGGCTTCCTGGCCCTCCTCTCCCTGCTCGTCCTTTTGGGCGTCTTCGCGCCGTGGATCCCCCAGCCTCAGGGCCTCTTCACCGGCTCCCGCTCCGCCGTCTCGCGGTGGCGGGACTACAGCCTGGCGGAGGCCGCAGCCTTTGCGGCCAAGAACGGGACAGTCATAATGTGCGCCGTGAGCGAACCCTACTTGCCGTTTCTGAATAATTGGCTGATCAGCGTTGCGCGGCAAAGGCATCAGGAGAAGGTGCTTGTGATCGCCGAGGACTACGCCACGCTTTACAAGGTCAATGAGCGGTGGCCTGGCCACGCCGTCCTCGTCCCGCCGGCGCCTGAAGCTCAGGTTGCCCACAAATTTGGATCTCAG GGATTCTTCAATTTTACATCTAGAAGGCCACGCCACCTCCTGCAAATATTAGAACTTGGATATAATGTTATGTACAACGATGTTGACATGGTCTGGTTAGCAGACCCATTTCCTTATTTGCAAGGGAAGCATGATGTCTACTTCACTGATGATATGGCTGCA GTGAAACCTTTGAACCATTCACACAATTTGCCGCCTCCAGGGAAAAAGGGTCGGACTTACATATGCAGTTGCATGATTTACTTGCGCCCAACCAATGGTGCAAAACTAGTTATGAAGAAATGGATTGAAGAGCTCCAAGCTCAGCCATGGTCTAAAGCTAAAAAGTCAAATGATCAGCCTGCTTTTAACTGGGCACTAAACAAAACGGCAGGACAG ATGTCTTCTTTAAACTTTCTAGGTCGAGAAAGTGGTTGA